Proteins encoded by one window of Streptomyces clavuligerus:
- the tmk gene encoding dTMP kinase, producing MTRSEQPAEQQAAVGPVSGTAPGPDDSDALAADSRERALRALLRVPTLRTLWNAQAVGGIGDALAVLVLLLLTLQAAVVEGGFGGGYRGAALSVAAVLGVRAVATVLFGAVLLGPLARLTSSGGPLDRRWTMIGADGVRLVLLVLAPLWIDWTPDSAAVILLATVLVTGAAERLWTVARDGAAPALLPAPPLEGAAVRPLPDHLGALRRLWLRTSFLAIPAGAAVLLVATLIGRLLGTGIDWFSVHQAALGSYVAAGLFSASAALVWSVTLPGGTTPRPRSPFEGLRRPPRAAAAVDGGAAGDGGAAEGKDAGRTGAVPFYVLACAAVAGAVAAAVSVSVLHAADLGGGPSAFALLVLALTGGTAVGIRAARSVLPTLSRRRLLALAVAVTGVALLATGLVPDTATVLFLAVLAGVSAGVAANVGHALVDQETEAPRQARMTDHLQAVVRVAVGAGALAAPLLAAAIGPYRLAVGDAVLAHGGAAFTLMLAGALLLPVAAVVLARTDDRAGVPLRRDLGEALRGGADPAQAPAATGFFIALEGGDGAGKSTQAEALATWIRNKGHEVVVTREPGATPVGKRLRSILLDVASAGLSNRAEALLYAADRAEHVGSVVRPALERGAVVISDRYIDSSVAYQGAGRDLSPTEIARISRWATDGLVPHLTVLLDVSPETARERFTEAPDRLESEPAEFHRRVRSGFLTLAAGDPARYLVVDAGQEPEAVTTVVRHRLDQMLPLSEAEVRAREEARRREAERIAEEARRKAEEEAARKAEEERLERERQEQLARLRAEEEERRKAEEEEAKRLEAERLAEEARQRAEETRRLAEEERRRREAEERARREEQERLRVLAAEQARLRAEAEARRLEKQRKAEEALLRAEAARREAEEQERRAAEERRAAAELSAQEKTVETPLPAPPAEGSGSRSRSREGAGADGDGDEITVVTPVVRPDDETQEVPGAGRGGAADSRSRGSGSGVSGPVSAMDETAVLPPVRDAGADMEETAVLPPVRDERPVDKVPPGFFRDESGASPVPPSAPSSAAPSSAGAPAGQAEPQDRTRELPRIDPDGAAPAGAEQSPRRRRPAWAEETPLDDLPTLADELLGGYEGDDHRRPGNGGGDGTTGRERGPRR from the coding sequence ATGACGCGATCCGAGCAGCCGGCCGAGCAGCAGGCGGCCGTGGGGCCCGTCTCCGGGACCGCCCCCGGCCCCGACGACTCCGACGCCCTCGCCGCGGACTCCCGTGAGCGGGCGCTGCGTGCCCTGCTGCGCGTACCCACACTCCGTACCCTCTGGAACGCCCAGGCGGTCGGCGGCATCGGCGACGCCCTCGCGGTCCTCGTCCTGCTGCTGCTCACCCTTCAGGCCGCGGTGGTGGAGGGCGGGTTCGGCGGCGGCTACCGGGGCGCCGCGCTCTCCGTGGCCGCGGTGCTCGGCGTGCGCGCCGTGGCGACCGTCCTGTTCGGGGCCGTGCTCCTCGGCCCGCTGGCCAGGCTCACCTCGTCCGGGGGACCGCTGGACCGGCGCTGGACGATGATCGGCGCGGACGGCGTACGGCTCGTCCTGCTGGTCCTCGCCCCGCTCTGGATCGACTGGACCCCCGACAGCGCGGCCGTGATCCTGCTCGCGACCGTCCTGGTGACAGGGGCGGCGGAACGGCTGTGGACCGTCGCCCGCGACGGCGCCGCCCCCGCGCTGCTGCCCGCTCCGCCGCTGGAGGGCGCGGCCGTCCGGCCGCTGCCCGACCACCTCGGCGCGCTGCGGCGGCTGTGGCTGCGCACCTCGTTCCTGGCGATCCCGGCCGGTGCGGCCGTGCTGCTGGTCGCGACCCTGATCGGCCGGCTGCTCGGGACCGGCATCGACTGGTTCTCCGTCCACCAGGCCGCCCTCGGGTCCTATGTCGCCGCCGGACTCTTCTCCGCGTCCGCCGCGCTGGTCTGGTCCGTCACCCTGCCGGGCGGAACGACGCCCCGGCCGCGTTCGCCGTTCGAAGGGCTGCGTCGGCCGCCCCGTGCCGCCGCGGCGGTGGACGGCGGTGCGGCAGGGGACGGCGGTGCGGCCGAGGGCAAGGACGCCGGTCGCACGGGTGCGGTGCCCTTCTATGTGCTGGCGTGCGCGGCGGTCGCGGGTGCGGTCGCGGCGGCCGTCTCCGTCTCCGTTCTGCACGCCGCGGACCTCGGAGGCGGACCCTCCGCCTTCGCTCTGCTGGTGCTCGCCCTGACCGGCGGCACCGCTGTCGGCATCCGGGCCGCGCGGTCCGTGCTGCCCACGCTCTCGCGCCGCAGGCTGCTGGCGCTCGCGGTCGCCGTCACCGGGGTCGCCCTGCTGGCGACCGGTCTCGTACCGGACACCGCGACCGTGCTGTTCCTCGCCGTTCTCGCCGGTGTGTCCGCCGGTGTCGCGGCCAACGTCGGACACGCCCTCGTCGACCAGGAGACCGAGGCCCCGCGCCAGGCGCGCATGACGGACCATCTCCAGGCGGTCGTCCGCGTCGCCGTCGGGGCGGGCGCGCTTGCCGCGCCGCTGCTGGCCGCCGCGATCGGCCCGTACCGGCTGGCGGTCGGGGACGCCGTCCTCGCCCACGGCGGCGCGGCCTTCACCCTGATGCTGGCGGGCGCGCTGCTGCTGCCGGTCGCCGCGGTCGTCCTCGCCAGGACCGACGACCGCGCCGGTGTACCGCTCCGCCGCGATCTGGGCGAGGCCCTGCGCGGCGGCGCCGACCCCGCCCAGGCACCGGCCGCCACGGGCTTCTTCATCGCGCTGGAGGGCGGCGACGGAGCCGGGAAGTCCACCCAGGCCGAAGCGCTCGCCACCTGGATTCGCAACAAGGGCCACGAGGTCGTCGTCACCCGTGAGCCGGGTGCCACCCCCGTCGGCAAGCGGCTGCGCTCGATCCTGCTGGACGTGGCCTCCGCCGGGCTGTCCAACCGCGCCGAGGCGCTGCTGTACGCGGCGGACCGCGCCGAGCACGTCGGCTCGGTGGTCCGGCCCGCGCTGGAGCGGGGCGCCGTGGTGATCTCCGACCGGTACATCGACTCCTCGGTCGCCTACCAGGGCGCGGGCCGCGATCTGTCGCCGACGGAGATCGCCCGCATCTCGCGCTGGGCGACGGATGGGCTCGTTCCGCATCTGACGGTGCTGCTGGACGTCTCGCCGGAGACCGCGCGCGAGCGGTTCACGGAGGCGCCCGACCGGCTGGAGTCGGAGCCCGCGGAGTTCCACCGGCGGGTCCGCTCCGGTTTCCTGACGCTGGCCGCCGGTGACCCGGCGCGCTATCTCGTGGTGGACGCCGGGCAGGAGCCGGAGGCCGTCACCACGGTGGTCCGCCACCGGCTCGACCAGATGCTGCCGCTCTCGGAGGCCGAGGTCCGCGCGCGCGAGGAGGCGCGGCGGCGCGAGGCCGAGCGGATCGCGGAGGAGGCACGGCGCAAGGCCGAGGAGGAGGCCGCCCGCAAGGCAGAGGAGGAGCGCCTGGAGCGGGAGCGCCAGGAGCAGCTCGCCCGGCTGCGGGCCGAGGAGGAGGAGCGCCGCAAGGCGGAGGAAGAGGAGGCCAAGCGGCTGGAGGCCGAACGGCTCGCGGAGGAGGCCCGGCAGCGCGCCGAGGAGACCCGCAGACTGGCCGAGGAGGAGCGCCGCAGGCGGGAGGCCGAGGAGCGGGCGCGCCGCGAGGAGCAGGAGCGGCTGCGCGTCCTGGCGGCCGAGCAGGCCAGGCTGCGCGCGGAGGCGGAGGCCCGGCGGCTGGAGAAGCAGCGCAAGGCCGAGGAGGCACTTCTGCGGGCCGAGGCGGCCCGGCGGGAGGCGGAGGAGCAGGAGCGGCGCGCGGCCGAGGAGCGGCGTGCGGCGGCGGAGCTGTCGGCGCAGGAGAAGACGGTGGAGACGCCGTTGCCTGCGCCGCCCGCCGAAGGTTCCGGTTCCCGTTCCCGTTCCCGTGAGGGGGCGGGTGCGGACGGGGACGGTGACGAGATCACCGTGGTCACGCCCGTGGTCCGGCCGGACGACGAGACGCAGGAGGTGCCGGGGGCGGGGCGCGGCGGCGCGGCGGACTCCCGGAGCCGGGGCTCCGGTTCCGGTGTCTCAGGACCGGTGTCGGCCATGGACGAGACGGCGGTGCTGCCGCCGGTCCGGGACGCGGGCGCGGACATGGAGGAGACGGCGGTGCTGCCTCCGGTCCGGGACGAGCGGCCGGTGGACAAGGTGCCGCCGGGCTTCTTCCGGGACGAGTCCGGCGCGTCGCCCGTTCCGCCGTCGGCCCCGTCGTCCGCCGCCCCGTCGTCCGCCGGTGCTCCGGCCGGGCAGGCGGAGCCCCAGGACCGTACGCGGGAGCTGCCGCGGATCGACCCTGACGGCGCCGCGCCCGCCGGGGCGGAGCAGTCCCCCCGGCGCCGCCGTCCGGCCTGGGCGGAGGAGACGCCGCTCGACGATCTGCCCACGCTCGCCGACGAGCTGCTGGGCGGGTACGAGGGCGACGACCACCGGCGGCCCGGGAACGGCGGCGGCGACGGGACGACGGGGCGGGAGCGCGGCCCGCGCCGTTAG
- a CDS encoding DNA phosphorothioation-associated putative methyltransferase, translating into MSEQLWSSQRHRTAIGRVGLSVPARQAVVDLQLEPRMRVLDYGCGRGGDVRALQNIGLDVSGWDPVHHPGGDLKPAEIVLLTYVLNVIEDPAERRQTLLDAWNNTRSALVVSARLRWERNQIRGTEYGDGILTSRNTFQHLFAASELRDYVQETTGVRCLSAAPGIVYAFKSDEARLGYLARQITPEAGWLASQDVASAIAAVVDHLEHRGRLPNLEEMPQPIISLLGHLRTTELRRLAEQSADPLKVEESGKRTTLDTLLFLAVELFHGRGPASSLPLPVQLDIRAFFSSYAEACKRADRLLFKLRDDAYLRRAMTGSAAGKFTATALYVHRRAVHRLPTVLRLYEQCASIAAGRPEEWSVLKLRHQGRGASWLDYPAFDTDPHPRLASSYSVDLQTLKLSFLSYADSTNRPLLHRKHEFLAPDDPDVPKYQRLTAAEVRAGLYEETHLIGNEEGWERALARCGRALRGHRLVRRSDS; encoded by the coding sequence ATGTCAGAGCAGCTCTGGAGTAGCCAACGCCACCGGACGGCCATCGGCCGTGTCGGGTTGTCCGTCCCGGCGCGTCAGGCCGTGGTCGATCTTCAACTCGAACCGAGGATGCGGGTCCTGGACTACGGTTGCGGCCGCGGTGGCGACGTACGCGCTCTTCAGAACATCGGGCTCGACGTCTCCGGCTGGGACCCCGTTCACCACCCGGGCGGTGATCTCAAGCCCGCGGAAATCGTGCTCCTCACCTACGTCCTCAACGTGATCGAAGACCCCGCCGAACGACGACAGACCCTCCTGGACGCCTGGAACAACACGAGGTCGGCGCTCGTGGTGTCCGCGAGGCTCCGTTGGGAGCGGAACCAAATCAGGGGCACCGAGTACGGCGATGGCATCCTGACCAGTCGCAATACGTTCCAGCACCTGTTCGCGGCAAGCGAGCTTCGGGACTACGTTCAGGAGACCACTGGCGTCCGCTGCCTCTCAGCTGCCCCGGGGATCGTCTATGCGTTCAAGAGCGACGAAGCGCGGCTCGGCTATCTTGCCCGGCAGATCACGCCGGAAGCCGGGTGGCTTGCTTCCCAGGACGTCGCATCGGCCATCGCAGCGGTCGTCGATCATCTCGAACACCGCGGCCGGCTACCGAACCTCGAAGAAATGCCGCAGCCGATCATCAGCCTTCTCGGCCACTTGCGGACAACCGAGCTCAGGCGACTCGCCGAGCAGTCCGCCGACCCACTGAAGGTCGAGGAGAGCGGGAAGCGCACCACCCTCGACACCCTTCTCTTCCTCGCCGTCGAACTCTTCCACGGGCGCGGACCCGCGAGCAGCCTGCCACTTCCCGTCCAACTGGATATCCGGGCCTTCTTCTCTTCCTACGCAGAAGCGTGCAAACGTGCGGATCGGCTTCTGTTCAAGCTCCGCGATGACGCGTACCTACGGCGTGCCATGACCGGGTCGGCTGCGGGCAAGTTCACGGCAACCGCGCTGTATGTGCACCGCCGGGCCGTCCATCGGCTCCCGACCGTGCTCCGCCTGTACGAGCAGTGCGCCAGCATCGCTGCTGGCCGCCCGGAAGAGTGGTCCGTCCTGAAGCTTCGCCACCAGGGGCGTGGAGCCAGCTGGCTGGACTACCCCGCGTTCGATACCGACCCCCATCCTCGTTTGGCCTCGTCGTACAGCGTTGACCTGCAGACGCTGAAGTTATCCTTCCTGTCTTACGCGGATTCGACCAATCGTCCTCTGCTACACCGGAAGCATGAGTTCCTCGCGCCGGACGACCCCGATGTCCCCAAGTACCAACGTCTCACCGCCGCCGAGGTGAGAGCCGGCCTCTACGAGGAGACGCACCTCATCGGCAACGAGGAGGGCTGGGAGCGAGCACTTGCCCGTTGCGGCCGTGCACTGCGAGGACACCGGTTGGTCCGCCGTTCCGACAGCTGA
- a CDS encoding DNA polymerase III subunit delta', with protein MAVWDDLVGQERLAEQLTDAARDADAFVTAVERGGDLPEASRMTHAWLFTGPPGAGRVTAARAFAAALQCVSPDRALGGVPGCGFCDGCHTALAGTHADITAVAAVGSQILADDMRDTVRKSFTSPANGRWQVILVEDAERLNEKSANAVLKAVEEPAPRTVWLLCAPSIEDVLPTIRSRCRHLTLRTPPVAAVADFLVRRDGIEPAAADAAARATQGHVERARRLATDGDARARRAAVLKLPLRVDDIGAALKGAQELIDAAAEDAKQVAEEIDTKETEELKAALGAAQGGRMPRGTAGVMKELEERQKRRRTRTQRDSLDLALGDLTGFYRDVLALQLGSGVAIANEDVRDALERVARASAPERTLRRIEAVIACREALEGNVAPLLAVEAMTMALRAG; from the coding sequence ATGGCCGTATGGGACGACCTCGTCGGTCAGGAGCGGTTGGCGGAGCAGCTCACCGACGCCGCCCGGGACGCCGACGCCTTCGTCACCGCCGTGGAGCGGGGCGGTGACCTCCCCGAGGCGTCGAGGATGACGCACGCCTGGCTGTTCACCGGCCCCCCGGGCGCCGGACGGGTCACCGCGGCGCGCGCCTTCGCCGCCGCGCTCCAGTGCGTCAGCCCCGACCGGGCCCTGGGCGGCGTCCCCGGCTGCGGTTTCTGCGACGGCTGCCACACCGCCCTCGCGGGCACGCACGCGGACATCACCGCGGTCGCCGCCGTGGGCTCCCAGATCCTCGCCGACGACATGCGGGACACCGTCCGCAAGTCGTTCACCTCCCCCGCGAACGGCCGCTGGCAGGTGATCCTCGTCGAGGACGCCGAGCGGCTGAACGAGAAGTCGGCGAACGCGGTGCTGAAGGCGGTCGAGGAGCCCGCGCCGCGCACGGTCTGGCTGCTCTGCGCCCCCTCCATCGAGGACGTCCTGCCGACCATCCGCTCCCGCTGCCGCCATCTGACCCTGCGCACCCCGCCGGTCGCGGCGGTCGCCGACTTCCTCGTCCGCCGGGACGGGATCGAACCCGCCGCGGCGGACGCCGCCGCCCGCGCCACCCAGGGCCATGTCGAACGGGCCCGCCGCCTCGCCACCGACGGGGACGCGCGCGCCCGCCGGGCCGCCGTGCTGAAGCTGCCGCTGCGCGTGGACGACATCGGCGCGGCGCTCAAGGGGGCGCAGGAGCTGATCGACGCCGCCGCCGAGGACGCCAAGCAGGTCGCCGAGGAGATCGACACCAAGGAGACCGAGGAGCTGAAGGCGGCGCTCGGCGCGGCGCAGGGCGGCCGGATGCCGCGCGGCACCGCCGGGGTGATGAAGGAGTTGGAGGAGCGGCAGAAGCGCCGCCGCACCCGGACCCAGCGCGACAGCCTGGATCTGGCGCTCGGTGACCTCACCGGGTTCTACCGCGATGTGCTGGCGCTCCAGCTCGGGTCCGGCGTCGCCATCGCCAACGAGGACGTCCGGGACGCGCTGGAGAGGGTCGCCCGCGCCTCGGCCCCCGAGCGCACCCTGCGCCGGATCGAGGCGGTGATCGCCTGCCGGGAGGCGCTGGAGGGGAATGTGGCTCCGCTGCTGGCGGTCGAGGCGATGACGATGGCGCTGCGGGCGGGCTGA
- a CDS encoding MFS transporter, whose amino-acid sequence MLAVLCASLLLVAMDATILNVALPSLIEDLDPGAIAQLWIIDVYGLVLGGLLVTTGAVGDRYGRKLLFITGIMVFGVASVVAATAGTTWQLIAGRVLLGIGGAMVMPSTLSLIRNIFTDARERTRAIGIWAAVAGAGAAVGPLVGGVLVEEYGWSAAFWVNVPVVVVTVVAGVWLLPEFKDSGHDRLDYLGAVLSVVGIIALAWGIKHVAKGSPAPADVLVLLGGLLALALFARRQLGLRDPLLDVRLFRNRAFTAAALAILMAMLAIGAALFLLSLWLQYVHGYSPSEAGLRTLPAALAMLAGALLAPWLMERTAVRTIMALGLGAVVAGFLVLALSPEPTAYGYVAVVLVALGLGDGVAMTTASSVLVSAVPAERAGQAGAVSETSYELGVGLGVALLGSIHGAVYASHMAGQPATAAESIGDAYELSLALGGSAGSAVLAAGRAAFDSALTTTAFVCVGIVAVVTALVVWLVPRGFHATGGHH is encoded by the coding sequence ATGCTGGCCGTGCTCTGTGCGAGTCTGCTGCTGGTGGCCATGGACGCCACGATCCTCAATGTGGCGCTGCCCTCGCTCATCGAGGATCTCGACCCGGGGGCCATCGCCCAGCTGTGGATCATCGATGTCTATGGGCTCGTCCTCGGCGGGCTGCTGGTCACCACGGGGGCGGTCGGTGACCGGTATGGGCGCAAACTGCTGTTCATCACCGGGATCATGGTCTTCGGGGTCGCGTCGGTCGTTGCCGCCACCGCCGGGACGACCTGGCAGTTGATCGCCGGGCGGGTGCTGCTGGGGATCGGCGGGGCGATGGTGATGCCGTCCACGCTCTCGTTGATCCGGAACATCTTCACCGACGCCCGGGAGCGGACCCGCGCGATCGGTATCTGGGCCGCCGTGGCCGGGGCCGGAGCCGCCGTCGGGCCGCTGGTCGGCGGGGTGCTGGTGGAGGAGTACGGCTGGTCGGCGGCGTTCTGGGTGAATGTGCCCGTCGTGGTGGTGACCGTGGTCGCGGGGGTGTGGCTGCTGCCCGAGTTCAAGGACAGCGGACACGACCGGCTGGACTATCTCGGGGCCGTCCTCTCCGTCGTCGGCATCATCGCGCTGGCCTGGGGCATCAAGCATGTCGCCAAGGGCAGCCCCGCCCCCGCGGACGTCCTGGTGCTGCTCGGCGGGCTGCTGGCGCTCGCGCTGTTCGCCCGGCGGCAGCTCGGGCTGCGGGACCCCCTGCTGGATGTACGGCTCTTCCGGAACCGTGCCTTCACCGCCGCGGCGCTCGCCATCCTGATGGCCATGCTCGCGATCGGCGCGGCGCTCTTCCTGCTCTCCCTCTGGCTCCAGTACGTCCACGGCTACTCGCCCTCCGAGGCCGGACTGCGCACCCTGCCCGCCGCGCTCGCCATGCTCGCGGGGGCGCTGCTCGCCCCCTGGCTGATGGAGCGGACCGCCGTCCGGACGATCATGGCGCTGGGGCTCGGCGCGGTCGTCGCCGGCTTCCTGGTGCTGGCGCTGTCGCCGGAGCCCACGGCCTACGGCTATGTGGCCGTCGTCCTGGTCGCCCTCGGCCTCGGGGACGGGGTGGCAATGACCACCGCCTCGTCCGTCCTCGTCTCCGCCGTCCCCGCCGAGCGCGCGGGACAGGCGGGGGCCGTCTCCGAGACCAGCTACGAACTCGGCGTGGGGCTCGGGGTCGCGCTGCTCGGCTCCATCCACGGCGCCGTGTACGCGAGTCATATGGCCGGGCAGCCCGCCACGGCGGCCGAGTCGATCGGGGACGCGTACGAACTCTCCCTGGCGCTGGGCGGCAGCGCGGGCAGCGCGGTGCTCGCCGCCGGGCGGGCCGCCTTCGACAGCGCGCTGACCACCACCGCGTTCGTCTGCGTCGGGATCGTCGCCGTGGTCACCGCCCTCGTGGTCTGGCTGGTGCCCCGGGGGTTCCACGCCACCGGCGGCCACCACTGA
- a CDS encoding alpha/beta hydrolase — MDQRRTLRSSALALMAAALLASGCGGPGPGPDGDRDAAVDTAADAALRPYTTQKPVWRACGTPGFQCARLTVPLDYDRPGDGTIKLAVARKKATGPGKRLGSLLVNPGGPGGSAVEYLQLFAGTGYPAPVRARYDMVAVDPRGVAGSEPVTCLDGREMDAYTQIDQTPDDPAETRRLTDAFRSFAEGCAERSAALLPYVSTEDAARDMDILRAVLGDERLTYVGASYGTFLGATYAELFPGRTGRLVLDGALDPSRTARQVNQDQTAGFETAFRSFAADCVARADCPLSTGSTAQAADRLRALLARLDARPLPTGEPRRLGEALATTGVLAAMYDEGAWPRLREALTSALDGDGAPLLALADGYYERSGDGSYSNLMFANAAVNCLDLPPAFSSPAEVERASGAFEKASPVFGRGFAWAALNCAYWPSRATGTPHRITAEGAAPILVVGTTRDPATPYRWARALAGQLSSGTLLTYEGDGHTAYGRGSDCVDTAVNRYLLEGTVPRDGTRCR; from the coding sequence ATGGACCAACGGCGCACGCTCCGCAGTTCCGCTCTCGCGCTGATGGCCGCCGCCCTGCTGGCGTCGGGGTGCGGCGGTCCTGGACCGGGACCGGACGGGGACCGGGACGCGGCCGTGGACACGGCGGCCGACGCCGCGCTGCGGCCGTACACCACGCAGAAACCGGTCTGGCGGGCGTGCGGGACCCCCGGGTTCCAGTGCGCGCGGCTGACCGTTCCGCTCGATTACGACCGGCCCGGGGACGGGACGATCAAGCTGGCGGTGGCCCGCAAGAAGGCCACGGGACCGGGGAAACGGCTCGGTTCGCTGCTGGTCAACCCGGGCGGCCCCGGGGGCTCGGCGGTCGAGTACCTCCAGCTCTTCGCGGGCACCGGCTACCCCGCCCCGGTCCGCGCCCGTTACGACATGGTCGCCGTCGACCCCCGGGGCGTGGCGGGCAGTGAGCCCGTGACCTGCCTAGACGGCCGGGAGATGGACGCGTACACACAGATCGACCAGACCCCCGACGACCCGGCCGAGACCCGGCGGCTCACCGATGCCTTCCGCTCCTTCGCCGAGGGCTGCGCGGAACGCTCGGCCGCGCTGCTGCCGTATGTCTCCACCGAGGACGCCGCGCGGGACATGGACATCCTGCGGGCGGTGCTCGGCGACGAGAGACTGACCTATGTCGGCGCCTCGTACGGCACCTTCCTGGGGGCGACGTACGCCGAGCTGTTCCCCGGCCGCACGGGTCGGCTGGTGCTCGACGGGGCGCTCGACCCCTCCCGCACCGCGCGCCAGGTCAACCAGGACCAGACGGCCGGTTTCGAGACCGCGTTCCGTTCGTTCGCCGCGGACTGTGTCGCGCGCGCGGACTGCCCGCTCTCCACCGGGTCCACGGCACAGGCCGCCGACCGCCTCCGCGCTCTCCTCGCCCGGCTCGACGCCCGTCCGCTGCCCACCGGCGAGCCCCGGAGGCTGGGCGAGGCGCTGGCGACCACCGGGGTCCTGGCCGCGATGTACGACGAGGGGGCGTGGCCACGGCTGCGCGAGGCCCTGACCAGCGCCCTGGACGGGGACGGCGCGCCGCTGCTGGCCCTCGCGGACGGTTACTACGAACGGTCGGGCGACGGCTCGTACTCGAACCTCATGTTCGCGAACGCCGCCGTGAACTGTCTGGACCTCCCGCCCGCCTTCTCCTCCCCCGCCGAGGTGGAACGGGCCTCCGGCGCCTTCGAGAAGGCGTCCCCCGTGTTCGGCCGGGGCTTCGCCTGGGCCGCCCTGAACTGCGCGTACTGGCCTTCCCGCGCCACCGGGACCCCGCACCGCATCACAGCGGAGGGCGCCGCTCCGATCCTGGTCGTCGGCACGACGAGGGACCCCGCGACCCCGTACCGATGGGCCCGCGCGCTGGCCGGGCAACTGTCGTCGGGGACCCTGCTCACCTACGAGGGCGACGGCCACACGGCCTATGGGCGGGGCAGCGACTGCGTCGACACGGCGGTCAACCGCTATCTGCTGGAGGGGACGGTTCCGCGCGACGGCACACGGTGCCGCTGA
- a CDS encoding nucleoside triphosphate pyrophosphohydrolase, with the protein MADGKLVRDLIPQIIRESGAEPMIYVAGPEEYRERLRHKLSEEVADLTADDSAAAEELADILEVVHALALDLGMTPSRLEERRAQKAASRGGFAGKVVWTGNA; encoded by the coding sequence ATGGCAGACGGCAAGCTCGTACGAGACCTGATTCCCCAGATCATCCGCGAGAGCGGTGCGGAGCCGATGATCTACGTCGCCGGCCCGGAAGAGTACCGGGAGCGGCTGCGCCACAAGCTCAGCGAGGAGGTAGCCGACCTCACCGCGGACGACTCCGCGGCTGCCGAGGAGCTGGCAGACATCCTCGAAGTGGTTCACGCACTCGCCCTCGACCTGGGCATGACACCGAGCCGCTTGGAGGAACGGCGAGCACAGAAGGCTGCGTCGAGGGGTGGTTTCGCTGGCAAAGTCGTGTGGACCGGCAATGCCTGA